Proteins encoded within one genomic window of Hevea brasiliensis isolate MT/VB/25A 57/8 chromosome 8, ASM3005281v1, whole genome shotgun sequence:
- the LOC110647250 gene encoding 60S ribosomal protein L6, with protein sequence MAPKTPKVSRNPILVRGIGKYSRSQMYHKRGLWAIKAKNGGVFPKHDPKPKAATPAEKPPKFYPADDVKKPLLNKRKPKPTKLRASITPGTVLIILAGRFKGKRVVFLKQLSSGLLLVTGPFKINGVPLRRVNQSYVIATSSKVDISGVNVDNFDDKYFAKQVEKKKKKGEGEFFEGDKEEKNVLPQEKKDDQKTVDAPLIKSIEGVPDLKAYLGARFSLKAGMKPHELVF encoded by the exons ATGGCTCCCAAGACACCTAAGGTGAGCAGGAACCCAATTCTAGTTCGAGGAATTGGTAAGTACTCGAGATCTCAGATGTACCACAAGCGGGGTCTGTGGGCTATCAAGGCCAAGAATGGCGGTGTTTTCCCCAAGCACGACCCCAAACCCAAGGCAGCTACTCCTGCTGAGAAGCCACCGAAGTTCTACCCGGCTGACGATGTTAAGAAGCCTCTGCTTAACAAGCGCAAGCCTAAACCCACCAAACTCAG GGCCAGCATTACTCCAGGAACTGTTTTGATCATTCTTGCTGGAAGGTTCAAGGGCAAGAGGGTTGTGTTCCTGAAGCAGCTTTCCTCTGGATTGCTTTTGGTCACTG GTCCATTTAAGATCAATGGTGTCCCTTTGAGGAGAGTGAACCAATCTTATGTCATTGCAACTTCCTCCAAGGTTGACATCTCTGGAGTTAATGTTGATAACTTTGATGACAAATACTTTGCCAAGCAAGttgagaagaagaaaaagaagggaGAGGGTGAGTTTTTTGAGGGAGACAAAGAG GAAAAGAATGTACTCCCACAAGAGAAAAAAGATGATCAGAAGACTGTGGATGCACCATTGATTAAATCGATTGAGGGGGTCCCAGACCTGAAGGCTTATTTAGGGGCTAGATTTTCTCTTAAGGCAGGAATGAAACCTCATGAGCTTGTTTTTTAG
- the LOC110647246 gene encoding chaperone protein dnaJ GFA2, mitochondrial has translation MGRSYGVKLVAWLARRSPSFNLFEDSADTVYKSLSNGSCRRLSSGICNPGRVIGSYSPKNANHKNWLLLGSLNANFRTTRSIHGSAYMSRDYYDVLGVNKNASSSEIKKAYYLLAKKLHPDTNKDDPEAEKKFQEVSKAYEVLKDDEKRAQYDEVGHDAYEHNLNGDFHPGGPGFDNPFDSFFRMDDIFNNIFKQKLGGQDVKVAIELSFMEAVQGCTKTITFQADIPCEACRGEGIPPGVRPQMCKSCKGTGMVFTQKGFVSLQHTCNKCGGTGQTVSSFCRSCNGGKVVRGTKSVKLDIMPGVDDNETIKMPRSGGADPERNQSGDLFVTIRVREDPIFRREGSNIHVDAVLSVTQAILGGTIQVPTLTGDVVLKVRPGTQPGQKVVLKKKGIKARSSYSFGDQFVHFTVSIPTSLTPRQRELIEEFSKEEQGEYGKCAAGASG, from the exons ATGGGTCGCTCTTATGGCGTCAAACTTGTTGCTTGGCTCGCTCGCCGCTCCCCCTCATTCAACCTTTTCGAAGATTCTGCTGATACC GTATATAAGAGTCTATCAAATGGGAGTTGTAGGAGATTGAGTAGTGGGATTTGTAACCCTGGTAGGGTTATTGGCAGTTACTCTCCCAAAAATG CTAACCACAAAAACTGGTTGTTATTGGGATCTTTGAATGCCAATTTTAGGACAACGAGGTCAATTCATGGATCTG cTTATATGTCAAGAGATTATTATGACGTACTTGGTGTTAACAAGAATGCTAGTTCATCTGAAATAAAGAAAGCTTATTATTTG CTGGCAAAGAAACTCCATCCTGATACAAATAAAGATGATCCTGAAGCTGAAAAGAAGTTTCAAGAAGTTTCAAAGGCATACGAG GTTTTGAAAGATGATGAAAAACGTGCACAATATGATGAG GTCGGCCATGATGCATATGAACATAACCTCAATGGAGATTTTCATCCTGGTGGACCAGGATTCGATAATCCATTTGACAGCTTCTTCAGAATGGATGAT ATATTCAACAACATATTTAAGCAGAAGCTTGGCGGCCAAGATGTCAAG GTTGCTATTGAACTATCCTTCATGGAAGCTGTTCAGGGATGCACCAAAACTATCACATTTCAAGCTGATATACCTTGTGAAGCTTGTC GTGGAGAAGGTATTCCTCCTGGGGTAAGACCCCAAATGTGTAAGAGCTGTAAAGGCACTGGCATG GTGTTTACCCAGAAAGGCTTTGTTAGTCTTCAGCATACTTGTAACAAATGTGGTGGAACTGGGCAAACTGTATCG AGTTTTTGCAGATCATGCAATGGTGGTAAAGTAGTGAGAGGAACAAAGTCTGTCAAATTGGATATTATGCCAG GAGTGGATGACAATGAAACAATAAAGATGCCAAGAAGTGGTGGAGCAGACCCAGAGAGAAATCAATCTGGTGATCTATTTGTAACAATCAGG GTTCGGGAAGATCCTATTTTCCGTAGAGAAGGTTCTAACATTCATGTGGATGCTGTTTTGAGTGTTACTCAG GCAATTTTGGGGGGAACCATCCAGGTTCCTACTCTCACAGGAGATGTTGTACTTAAG GTCCGCCCTGGCACCCAGCCTGGCCAGAAGGTGGTCCTAAAGAAAAAAG GGATTAAAGCTCGCAGCTCTTACTCTTTTGGTGACCAATTTGTGCACTTCACTGTCAGCATTCCAAC